From one Catellatospora sp. IY07-71 genomic stretch:
- a CDS encoding alpha/beta hydrolase translates to MTITYAQLRDADPARWHASAAAWRGLSRRADEHADDLAAHLVRVDRAWSGGTAADAARESGAALAARLLVMPGALLEADQLLSRHAARIAVLRERLATAVDATRGTAVRVSAVGDVSVVAPPNGYGGDRGPGSGRGGPGSGSGRGGRGSGSGQSAAGAPGQADVALAVRVAAEIDTVLAAADRSDQETAKALHELATAARTGWAGGPVAVPSGVGLLQVAQWWAGLSDAERRWLVAHRPEQIAGLDGVPVTARDRANRDLLDRELDRLREAVAAGPGDAAARTRLDALSGLYHRLAAVEPRAYLLQFGAGGDGRAVVSFGDPDVSDNVATYVPGAGSSLDAFEGELERAATLHQAATAQAPDEGTAAIMWLGYDAPDGLDAARADAAVAARPELTAFQAGLAATHEGDPARLTLIGHSYGSLAVGVAERDGAVVADEIVALGSPGMGVDRAAELRDPAHVWASTAPNDIVRFAPSPGEAVVGVLAGGPGLVALGSASDAVLGGNADLWHGTDPSAAGFGARAFPSQAGADPVDAHASYFDPAGPALRTLAGIVTGPATPP, encoded by the coding sequence ATGACCATCACGTACGCGCAGCTGCGCGACGCCGACCCGGCCCGGTGGCACGCGAGCGCGGCGGCCTGGCGCGGGCTGAGCCGCCGCGCCGACGAACACGCCGACGACCTCGCCGCCCACCTCGTCCGGGTGGACCGCGCGTGGAGCGGGGGCACGGCCGCCGACGCGGCCCGGGAGTCCGGTGCGGCGTTGGCCGCGCGGTTGCTGGTCATGCCCGGGGCGCTGCTGGAGGCGGACCAGCTGCTGTCCCGGCACGCGGCGCGAATCGCCGTGCTTCGGGAGCGGCTCGCCACCGCCGTCGATGCGACACGCGGCACCGCCGTGCGCGTCTCCGCGGTCGGCGATGTCAGCGTCGTGGCACCGCCGAACGGTTACGGCGGCGATCGCGGCCCGGGCAGCGGACGCGGCGGACCAGGCTCGGGCAGCGGACGCGGCGGGCGGGGCTCGGGCAGCGGGCAGAGTGCGGCCGGGGCACCGGGGCAGGCGGACGTGGCGCTGGCCGTCCGGGTCGCCGCGGAGATCGACACGGTGCTCGCGGCGGCGGACCGCAGCGACCAGGAGACGGCGAAGGCGCTGCACGAGCTGGCCACGGCGGCTCGCACGGGCTGGGCGGGCGGCCCGGTGGCCGTGCCGAGCGGCGTGGGCCTGCTGCAGGTGGCGCAGTGGTGGGCGGGGCTCAGCGACGCCGAGCGCCGCTGGCTGGTGGCGCACCGGCCGGAGCAGATCGCCGGGCTGGACGGCGTGCCGGTGACCGCCCGCGACCGCGCCAACCGGGACCTGCTCGACCGCGAGCTGGACCGCCTGCGCGAAGCCGTGGCCGCCGGCCCCGGCGACGCCGCCGCCCGGACCAGGCTCGACGCGCTCAGCGGCCTCTACCACCGGCTGGCGGCCGTCGAGCCGCGCGCGTACCTGCTGCAGTTCGGCGCGGGCGGGGACGGCCGGGCGGTGGTGTCCTTCGGCGATCCCGACGTCAGCGACAACGTCGCCACGTACGTGCCGGGCGCGGGCTCGTCGCTGGACGCGTTCGAGGGTGAGCTGGAGCGAGCCGCCACGCTGCACCAGGCGGCCACGGCGCAGGCGCCGGACGAGGGGACCGCCGCGATCATGTGGCTGGGGTACGACGCACCCGACGGGCTGGACGCCGCGCGCGCCGACGCGGCGGTGGCGGCCCGGCCGGAGCTGACGGCTTTCCAGGCCGGGCTGGCCGCCACGCATGAGGGCGACCCGGCCCGGCTGACGCTGATCGGGCACTCGTACGGCAGTCTCGCCGTCGGCGTGGCCGAGCGGGACGGGGCCGTGGTGGCGGACGAGATCGTGGCGCTGGGCAGCCCCGGCATGGGCGTGGACCGGGCCGCCGAGCTGCGCGATCCGGCCCACGTCTGGGCGTCGACGGCGCCCAACGACATCGTCCGGTTCGCCCCGTCGCCGGGTGAGGCGGTGGTGGGCGTGCTGGCCGGCGGTCCGGGGCTGGTCGCGCTGGGCTCGGCGAGCGACGCCGTGCTCGGGGGCAACGCCGACCTGTGGCACGGGACGGACCCGTCCGCGGCCGGGTTCGGCGCGCGGGCGTTCCCGTCGCAGGCGGGCGCCGACCCGGTCGACGCCCACGCGAGCTACTTCGACCCGGCCGGGCCCGCGCTGCGGACCCTGGCCGGGATCGTGACGGGACCGGCTACTCCACCGTGA
- a CDS encoding NAD(P)H-hydrate dehydratase, producing MRPVYRVAQVRAAESALMATLPPGTLMQRAAAGLARRCAVTLRDQGGVYASRVVLLVGPGDNGGDALYAGAMLARQGVQVGALLSDPKRAHAEGLAALRAAGGRVLPDWPRRIDLVVDGLLGIGATGALRGTALTLAEQLAALDPRPTVIAVDVASGVGVDTGDVPGTAVHADVTVTFGCLKPAHVVGPAAVLAGQVELVDIGIMPHLPADPALRVADTADLAAWWPQPGPISDKYTRGVVGVATGSAEYPGAALLSLSGALAGPAGLVRYAGSAHELVVPAHPSVIAAPRVADAGRVQAWVCGSGLGTDERAAGELRSVLAAPVPVLLDADAITLLVDGSMSGELRRRDAPTVLTPHDREYARLAGEQPGPDRVAAAQKLAAWTRSVVLLKGDRTVVAGPSGEAWANPTGTPALATGGTGDVLSGLLGSLLAGGLPPIRAAVAAAYAHGLAGRLAATTGPVTAVDVATALRPAVASLTHAPIGVAPVRPR from the coding sequence ATGAGGCCGGTGTATCGCGTCGCGCAGGTGCGGGCGGCCGAGTCCGCGCTGATGGCGACGCTGCCGCCGGGCACGCTCATGCAGCGCGCCGCCGCCGGGCTGGCCCGCCGCTGCGCGGTGACCCTGCGCGACCAGGGCGGGGTGTACGCCTCGCGGGTCGTGCTCCTGGTCGGCCCCGGCGACAACGGCGGCGACGCCCTGTACGCCGGAGCCATGCTGGCGCGGCAGGGTGTCCAGGTCGGCGCGCTGCTCAGCGACCCGAAGCGGGCGCATGCCGAAGGGCTGGCCGCGCTGCGCGCCGCGGGCGGCCGGGTGCTGCCCGACTGGCCACGCCGGATCGACCTGGTCGTCGACGGGCTGCTCGGCATCGGCGCCACCGGCGCCCTGCGCGGCACCGCGCTGACCCTGGCCGAGCAGCTCGCCGCCCTCGACCCGCGCCCCACGGTGATCGCGGTCGACGTCGCCTCCGGCGTCGGCGTGGACACCGGCGACGTGCCCGGCACCGCCGTACACGCCGACGTCACCGTCACCTTCGGCTGCCTCAAACCGGCCCATGTGGTCGGCCCCGCCGCGGTGCTGGCCGGGCAGGTCGAGCTGGTCGACATCGGCATCATGCCGCACCTGCCCGCCGACCCGGCGCTGCGCGTCGCCGACACCGCCGACCTGGCCGCCTGGTGGCCGCAGCCCGGCCCGATCTCCGACAAGTACACCCGCGGCGTCGTCGGCGTCGCCACCGGCTCCGCCGAGTACCCGGGCGCCGCGCTGCTGTCCCTGTCCGGCGCGCTCGCCGGGCCGGCCGGCCTGGTCCGCTACGCCGGGTCGGCACACGAGCTGGTGGTGCCCGCACACCCCAGCGTCATCGCCGCGCCGCGTGTCGCCGACGCGGGCCGGGTGCAGGCCTGGGTATGCGGCAGCGGCCTCGGCACCGACGAGCGGGCCGCGGGCGAGCTGCGCTCGGTGCTCGCCGCGCCGGTGCCCGTGCTGCTCGACGCCGACGCGATCACCCTGCTCGTGGACGGCTCCATGTCCGGTGAGCTGCGCCGCCGCGACGCGCCGACCGTGCTCACCCCGCACGACCGGGAGTACGCCCGGCTCGCCGGTGAGCAGCCCGGTCCGGACCGCGTCGCCGCCGCGCAGAAGCTCGCCGCGTGGACCCGCTCGGTGGTGCTGCTCAAGGGCGACCGGACCGTCGTCGCGGGCCCGTCGGGCGAGGCGTGGGCCAACCCCACCGGCACCCCCGCCCTGGCCACCGGCGGCACCGGCGACGTGCTCTCCGGCCTGCTCGGCTCCCTGCTCGCGGGCGGCCTCCCCCCGATCCGCGCCGCCGTCGCCGCCGCCTACGCCCACGGCCTCGCCGGCCGCCTCGCCGCCACCACCGGCCCCGTCACCGCCGTCGACGTAGCCACCGCTCTCCGCCCCGCCGTAGCCTCCCTGACCCACGCCCCCATCGGCGTCGCCCCCGTCCGCCCCCGCTGA
- a CDS encoding holo-ACP synthase: MIVSVGNDVVLVERFAQALQRTPHLRERLFTEAERTTSSGHERSPESLAARFAAKEAVAKALGAPAGMHWHDCEIVVDPDGRPWLTVSGTVAAVAAERGVERWHLSLSHDGGIASAVVIAEAGL, from the coding sequence GTGATTGTCTCGGTGGGCAACGACGTCGTCCTGGTCGAGCGGTTCGCACAGGCGCTGCAGCGCACCCCGCACCTCAGGGAGCGCCTGTTCACCGAGGCCGAGCGCACCACCAGCTCGGGCCACGAGCGCTCGCCCGAGTCGCTGGCCGCGCGGTTCGCCGCCAAGGAGGCGGTGGCCAAGGCGCTGGGCGCGCCGGCGGGCATGCACTGGCACGACTGCGAGATCGTGGTGGACCCGGACGGGCGGCCCTGGCTGACCGTGTCGGGCACCGTCGCCGCGGTGGCCGCCGAGCGCGGCGTCGAGCGCTGGCACCTGTCCCTGTCCCACGACGGGGGCATCGCCTCCGCCGTCGTCATCGCCGAGGCAGGGCTGTGA
- a CDS encoding amidohydrolase: protein MDLVLRSGNVYGVRGATAVAVDHGVIVAVGSDDEVSSLVTARTEVVDLAGRPLLPGFQDAHAHPVFAGLNLLRCDLTEPHDEAGYLRELAAYAAAHGDRPWVMGAGWSYDAFGGGQPHRAALDGVVADRPVYLAVRDAHSAWCNSRALALAGIDRHTPDPEGGRIERDAAGEPTGVLHESAMELVSSVAPRPDAAEIRRALLLAQSRLHALGVTAWQDAILGDYGGWPDAFDAYRSADADGLLTARVRGALWWEPTRGLEQLAELRERRAAARASGGANFRAETVKIMQDGVAENFTAAMIDPYLDGCGCATDRRGISRVDPAELREIVALLDADGFQVHFHAIGDRAVREVLDAVEPVAPSPRRHHVAHVQVVHPSDVPRFGRLGLTVTMQALWAVHEPAMDEMTIPFLGGERAGWQYPFGAVHAHGGRLAAGSDWPVSEPDPMRAIHVAVNRVALGCGEPPLGPEQALDLGTALEAYTAGSAYVNHFDDSGRIAPGLRADLTVLDRDPFAGPPTEIGAARAAHTWVAGHLVHTT from the coding sequence GTGGATCTGGTACTTCGCTCCGGGAATGTGTACGGCGTGCGCGGCGCCACGGCGGTCGCGGTCGATCACGGCGTGATCGTCGCCGTCGGCTCGGACGACGAGGTTTCGTCGCTGGTCACGGCCCGGACCGAGGTGGTGGACCTGGCGGGGCGGCCGCTGCTGCCCGGCTTCCAGGACGCGCACGCGCACCCCGTGTTCGCCGGGCTGAACCTGCTCCGCTGCGACCTGACCGAGCCGCACGACGAGGCCGGCTACCTGCGGGAGCTGGCCGCGTACGCCGCCGCGCACGGCGACCGCCCGTGGGTGATGGGCGCCGGGTGGTCGTACGACGCGTTCGGCGGCGGCCAGCCGCACCGGGCCGCGCTGGACGGGGTGGTCGCCGACCGGCCCGTGTACCTCGCGGTGCGGGACGCGCACAGCGCCTGGTGCAACTCGCGCGCGCTGGCGCTGGCCGGGATCGACCGGCACACCCCCGACCCGGAGGGCGGCCGGATCGAGCGCGACGCCGCCGGCGAGCCCACCGGTGTGCTGCACGAGAGCGCGATGGAGCTGGTCAGCTCGGTTGCGCCGCGGCCGGACGCGGCCGAGATCCGGCGCGCGCTGCTGCTGGCCCAGTCCCGCCTGCACGCGCTCGGGGTGACCGCCTGGCAGGACGCGATCCTCGGCGACTACGGCGGCTGGCCGGACGCCTTCGACGCGTACCGGTCCGCCGACGCGGACGGGCTGCTGACCGCGCGGGTGCGCGGCGCCCTGTGGTGGGAGCCGACGCGCGGCCTGGAGCAGCTCGCCGAGCTGCGGGAACGCCGGGCGGCGGCGCGCGCGTCGGGCGGCGCGAACTTCCGCGCGGAGACCGTCAAGATCATGCAGGACGGGGTGGCCGAGAACTTCACCGCCGCGATGATCGACCCGTACCTGGACGGCTGCGGCTGCGCCACCGACCGCCGCGGCATCTCCCGGGTCGACCCCGCCGAGCTGCGGGAGATCGTGGCGCTGCTCGACGCCGACGGGTTCCAGGTGCACTTCCACGCGATCGGCGACCGGGCCGTACGGGAGGTGCTGGACGCGGTCGAGCCGGTCGCGCCCTCGCCGCGGCGGCATCACGTGGCCCATGTGCAGGTGGTGCACCCTTCTGACGTGCCGCGATTCGGGCGGCTCGGGCTCACCGTCACCATGCAGGCGCTGTGGGCGGTGCACGAACCGGCGATGGACGAGATGACCATCCCGTTCCTGGGCGGCGAGCGGGCGGGCTGGCAGTACCCGTTCGGCGCGGTGCACGCGCACGGCGGGCGGCTGGCGGCGGGCAGCGACTGGCCGGTGTCCGAGCCCGACCCCATGCGGGCGATCCACGTGGCGGTGAACCGGGTGGCCCTCGGTTGCGGCGAGCCGCCGCTCGGGCCCGAGCAGGCACTCGACCTGGGGACGGCGTTGGAGGCGTACACGGCGGGTTCGGCGTACGTGAACCACTTCGACGACAGCGGCCGGATCGCGCCCGGACTGCGGGCCGACCTGACCGTCCTGGACCGCGACCCGTTCGCGGGCCCGCCCACCGAGATCGGCGCCGCCCGCGCCGCCCACACCTGGGTCGCCGGCCACCTCGTCCACACCACCTGA
- the glmS gene encoding glutamine--fructose-6-phosphate transaminase (isomerizing): MCGIVGYVGGQSALGVVLEGLRRLEYRGYDSAGVAVLASSRLLLAKKAGKLSNLEKLLAEAPEAELRTGTTGIGHTRWATHGGPTDRNAHPHLSADGRIAVIHNGIIENFAKLRAELQASGVEFASDTDTECVAHLLAAELAGVAGSPQALADAMRRVCNRLEGAFTLLAVDAQAPGAVVGARRNSPLVVGRGNGENFLASDVSAFIEHTREAVELGQDQIVLITADAIEITDFAGNPAQGRDYHVDWDARAAEKDGHAWFMLKEIAEQPQAVADTLRGRIGEHGEIMLDEVRLTDQDLRDVDKVFIVSCGTSYHAGLVAKYAIEHWTRIPCEVELASEFRYRDPVLDRSTLVVVISQSGETMDTLMALRHAKEQKARVLAICNTNGSTIPRESDAVLYTHGGPEIAVASTKAFLTQLAACFLVGLHLAQVRGVKYADEVGAVLAQLQEMPAKIEKVLAAMDPVRELGRQLAETNASTVLFIGRHVGYPVALEGALKLKELAYLHAEGFAAGELKHGPIALIAGPAGDGRAFDRGTPVVCIVPSPAGRGVLHDKIVSNIQEVRARGAHTIVIAEEGDDAVVPYADMLVRVPRTPTLLAPFVTTVPLQVLAAAIADASGHDVDQPRNLAKSVTVE; the protein is encoded by the coding sequence ATGTGCGGGATCGTGGGATACGTGGGCGGCCAGTCGGCGCTCGGTGTGGTGTTGGAAGGGCTGCGTCGCCTGGAGTACCGGGGTTACGACTCCGCAGGCGTCGCCGTGCTCGCGAGCAGCCGGCTGCTGCTCGCGAAGAAGGCCGGCAAGCTGTCGAACCTGGAGAAGCTGCTGGCCGAGGCGCCCGAGGCCGAGCTGCGTACGGGCACCACGGGCATCGGGCACACCCGCTGGGCCACCCACGGCGGCCCCACCGACCGCAACGCCCACCCGCACCTGTCGGCCGACGGCCGCATCGCGGTGATCCACAACGGCATCATCGAGAACTTCGCGAAGCTGCGGGCCGAGTTGCAGGCATCCGGCGTCGAGTTCGCCAGCGACACCGACACCGAGTGCGTGGCGCACCTGCTGGCCGCCGAGCTGGCCGGGGTCGCGGGCAGCCCGCAGGCGCTCGCCGACGCGATGCGCCGCGTGTGCAACCGGCTGGAGGGCGCGTTCACGCTGCTCGCGGTCGACGCGCAGGCACCAGGCGCGGTGGTCGGCGCGCGGCGCAACTCGCCGCTCGTGGTCGGCCGCGGCAACGGTGAGAACTTCCTGGCCAGCGACGTGAGCGCGTTCATCGAGCACACCCGCGAGGCCGTCGAGCTGGGCCAGGACCAGATCGTCCTGATCACCGCCGACGCCATCGAGATCACCGACTTCGCCGGCAACCCGGCACAGGGCCGCGACTACCACGTGGACTGGGACGCCCGCGCCGCCGAGAAGGACGGCCACGCCTGGTTCATGCTCAAGGAGATCGCCGAGCAGCCGCAGGCCGTCGCCGACACCCTGCGCGGCCGCATCGGCGAGCACGGCGAGATCATGCTCGACGAGGTCCGGCTGACCGACCAGGACCTGCGCGACGTCGACAAGGTCTTCATCGTCTCCTGCGGCACGTCGTACCATGCCGGCCTGGTCGCCAAGTACGCCATCGAGCACTGGACGCGGATCCCGTGCGAGGTCGAGCTGGCCAGCGAGTTCCGCTACCGCGACCCGGTGCTGGACCGGTCCACGCTGGTCGTGGTCATCTCGCAGTCCGGCGAGACCATGGACACGCTGATGGCGCTGCGCCACGCCAAGGAGCAGAAGGCCCGGGTGCTGGCCATCTGCAACACCAACGGCTCCACCATCCCGCGGGAGTCCGACGCGGTGCTCTACACCCACGGCGGCCCGGAGATCGCGGTCGCCTCGACCAAGGCGTTCCTGACCCAGCTCGCCGCCTGCTTCCTGGTCGGCCTGCACCTGGCCCAGGTGCGCGGGGTGAAGTACGCCGACGAGGTCGGCGCGGTGCTGGCGCAGCTCCAGGAGATGCCCGCCAAGATCGAGAAGGTGCTGGCGGCCATGGACCCGGTCCGCGAGCTGGGCCGCCAGCTCGCCGAGACCAACGCCTCGACGGTGCTGTTCATCGGCCGCCACGTCGGCTACCCGGTGGCGCTGGAGGGCGCGCTCAAGCTCAAGGAGCTGGCCTACCTGCACGCCGAGGGCTTCGCCGCGGGCGAGCTCAAGCACGGCCCGATCGCGCTGATCGCCGGCCCCGCCGGGGACGGGCGCGCCTTCGACCGGGGCACCCCCGTGGTCTGCATCGTCCCGTCGCCCGCCGGGCGCGGCGTGCTGCACGACAAGATCGTCAGCAACATCCAGGAGGTGCGCGCCCGCGGCGCCCACACCATCGTCATCGCCGAGGAGGGCGACGACGCCGTCGTCCCGTACGCCGACATGCTGGTGCGGGTGCCGCGGACGCCGACGCTGCTCGCGCCGTTCGTCACCACCGTGCCGCTGCAGGTGCTCGCCGCCGCGATCGCCGACGCCAGCGGGCACGACGTCGACCAGCCGCGCAACCTGGCCAAGTCCGTCACGGTGGAGTAG
- a CDS encoding type VII secretion target, with amino-acid sequence MKPTFADGSGPLKPVLVEPDELVRLAASLDGLSGALAREAPAAARLRDCPPGWAVGDAQAALAHAVTAHLAAVAADIAGFGDRLRVAGLSYADRDSDLARKITAGARR; translated from the coding sequence ATGAAACCGACCTTCGCCGACGGATCCGGGCCGCTCAAGCCGGTGCTCGTGGAACCCGATGAACTGGTCAGGCTGGCCGCCTCGCTGGACGGGCTGTCCGGTGCGCTCGCCCGGGAGGCACCGGCCGCGGCCAGGCTGCGCGACTGCCCGCCGGGGTGGGCCGTGGGCGACGCCCAGGCCGCGCTGGCGCACGCGGTGACCGCGCACCTGGCCGCCGTCGCGGCGGACATCGCCGGGTTCGGCGACCGGCTGCGGGTGGCCGGGCTCAGCTACGCCGACCGCGACTCCGACCTCGCCCGCAAGATCACCGCGGGGGCCCGCCGATGA